GCGGAAATGTAAGGTTCCTCAATCCTTTCAATCTTTTCAGGGGGAGGCATCTGGGCAGGGTTCTGGACATCAACAGAACTTCCGTCCTTAAGGTAAACCTTGTATATAACACTCGGGGCTGTTGCTATGAGGTTAAGACAAAACTCCCTCTCAAGTCTCTCCTTTATTACCTCCATGTGTAGGAGTCCCAAAAATCCACACCTGAAACCGAAACCTAAAGCTGCCGAAGTTTCAGGCTCAAAGAAGAGGGCAGCATCGTTCAGCTTTAACTTTTCTAAAGCTTCCTTAAGGTTTTCATAGTCGTCCGAATCCACAGGATACAGTCCGGCAAAAACCATCGGCTTTGCAGGTCTGAAACCGGGGCAGGGCTCATCTGTGGGATTTTCGGCATCGGTTATCGTATCTCCTACCTGGGTATCCTCAATGTTTTTAATGTTTGCAGCTATCCAGCCAACCTCACCTGCAGAGAGCTTTTCCGTCTTGACCATATTCGGAGACTGAGTTCCAACCTCTACAACTTCAAACTCCTTGTCGTTGGACATGAGCTTTATTCTCATTCCTGGCTTTATCTCTCCGTCAAAAACCCTTATGTAAGGGATAACACCCCTGTAGTTATCGTAAAAGGAGTCAAAAATCAGAGCCTTTAACGGCCTATTAGGGTCTCCCGATGGGGGTGGTACTTTCTTAACAATAGCTTCAAGAATCTCCTTTATCCCTATTCCCTCCTTTGCTGAGGCAAGTATGGCATCGTCTGGATCCAATCCCAAAACGTCTGCAATCTGCTCCTTTACCCAGTCGGGATTTGCACTTGGAAGGTCTATTTTGTTAATGACGGGAATTATCTCAAGACCGGCATCCAAGGCTAAGAAAAAGTTTGCAATTGTCTGGGCCTCAACTCCTTGAGTTGCATCTATGACTAAAAGAGCTCCCTCACAGGCAGACAGGCTCCTCGAAACCTCGTACGTAAAATCAACGTGGCCTGGAGTATCTATTAGGTGCATCGTGTAGGTCTTCCCGTCATCTGCAGTGTACTTCATTCTAACGGCGTTGAGCTTTATCGTGATTCCCCTCTCCCTCTCAAGCTCCAAAGTATCCAACATCTGCTCCTTCAGCTCTCTTTTAGAAACAGTACCAGTAAACTCAAGAAGCCTATCTGCCAACGTTGACTTTCCGTGGTCTATGTGGGCAATTATGCAAAAGTTCCTAATAAGCTCCTGGTTCATTCAACCTCTCCAAATGATTTTGTCTAAAAATATACGTTTTTAGAGTAATGAGTACAGCTGTTTAGCTCCACTCAAGAGTATTGATTTTCTCCTGTACTCCTCTAAGAACTTTGAACTTTCAAGAAATGCCTCACTTAGGGGTTTTCCCTTTGCAAGTAGTGCCGTTAGTGAAGATGAGAATGCACACCCCGTTCCCCTCACAACCCTACCGTCCCTCCTGTGACAGACCTCAGAAACAAGTTCACCCTCAATAAACAACCTATCACAAACAAGGTCACCCTTCGGAATTCCCTTTACAACTAAATTCTTCCCTCTAACAAAATCTCCTATCAATTTGTATTCATCAACGTTCGGCGTTAAGACGGTTGCAACATCTATCAAGGGAGAAATTACAGAAATCCTGTCTATAAATGACTTTCCAAAGGTAGGTGATAAAACGGGGTCAAAAACAACAGGTACATCCAAACTTTTCAACCTTTCTGCTATTTCTTCATTAACATCTCTATCCCTGTGAGGAATTCCGACTTTTACCCCCCTTACATCAATCTCGTCAAAAATCAGGTCAATCTGCTGTAAAAGGAGCTCCCCATCTGTGAATGAAACCGACAGAACTCCCTTAGTATTCTGTGAGGTGTTTACCGTAATAACGGCAGTTCCCAAAAAGCCAAAGATGTTAAAGGTTCTAACGTCCCTTAGTATCCCTGCTCCACCTGTAGGATCAAATCCTGCAACTGTTAGAAGGAAGTCCTTCATAACATCTCCAATAGTATAATCTGGGTTCAAAGCTAACAAATTAACTCTGGAGAGGCAATGAGGGAAATAGTAAAGGAGAGAGTCTTAAGTGCAGTAAGGAAAATTTACGGAGAGGATGCTGTAGGAGTTCTTGAAAGGGCAACTTTTGAGAAACCTAAAAGGAAGGAGTTTGGAGACCTTGCTACAAATGCAGCGTTTTTGCTTTCAAAGTTGACTAAGCAGTCTCCCACGGCTATAGCAGAAGAGATAAAGAAAGTTTTAGTGGGAAGTGGTGACTTTGAGAGCGTTGAAGTTGCCGGAGGGGGATTCATAAACTTCAGGCTCTCTCAAAAATTCTATATGGAGCTCCTTGAAAAAATAGTTGAGGAGGATTTTTATTTATCAAATATTGGAAAGGGGGAGAGGGTTCTCTTAGAGTACGTTTCTGCAAATCCAACAGGCCCTCTACACGTAGGACACGGAAGGGGAGCCGTTGTTGGAGATGTCCTTTACAGGATAATGAAGGTTACAGGCTACAGTCCTGAAAGGGAGTTCTACATAAACGATGCAGGAAGGCAGATAAGACTTTTAGGAGTTTCAATTTACCTTAGGATAAAGGAGTTAAAAGGAGAAAAGGTAGAGCTCCCCGAGGATGCCTACTCCGGCGAAATTGAAATCTGGGGAAGGAACTACATCAGGGAGCTTGCAGAGAAGCTCCTCAAGTTAAAACCTGAAATTCTGGAACTCCCTGAGGAGGAGGCTGTTAAATTAGCTGCCGAATTTGGGAAGGAGGAGATACTTAAGTGGATTCAGGAAGACTTGAAGGAGCTCCGCGTTGAGTTTGACAACTGGTTCAGTGAGAGGGCGCTCTACGAAAAGGGAGAAGTAGAAGAGGTCTTAGAACTCTTAAAGGAAAAGGGATACGTGTACGAAAAGGATGGAGCCCTCTGGCTTAAGACAACCCTGTTTGGAGACGATAAGGATAGGGTCGTAAAGCGCTCAAACGGTGAGTATACCTACTTTGCCTCAGATATTGCCTACCACTACAACAAAATTAGGAGAGGTTACGACAGAGGAATAGACGTATGGGGAGCTGACCACCACGGCTACATTCCCCGTGTTAAGGCCGCAATAGAAGCACTTGGAAAGAATCCTGATTGGCTTGAGGTTATACTCATACAGTTAGTTAAACTCTTTAAAAACGGTGAAGAGATAAAAATGTCAAAGAGAAAGGGAAACTTTATTCCCCTGAGATGGCTTATGGATGAAGTTGGTGTTGATGCTGTCAGGTTTTTCTTCCTCCTCAAGCGCCACGATACTCCCCTTGACTTTGACATTGACCTTGCCCTCTCCCAAAAGAGTGAGAACCCCGTTTACTACGTCCAGTATGCCCATGCAAGGCTCTGCAGTGTAATGGATAAAGCAAGGGAGAAGGGGTTCTTACCTAAAAAGGAAAACTTAAACCTTCTTAAATCAGAAGAGGAGAGGGAACTGATTCTCAAGGCTTACGGATTCAGGTACGAACTTCAGCAGTCCGCCTTGAAGAGGGAGCCCCACAGGATTACCTACTACTTAATAGATTTAGCCTCATCTCTTCACAGGTTTTACAACAAGCACAGGGTTATTGATGAGGAGAATAGGGAGCTCTCTGAAGCCCGCCTCTATTTAATAGAAGGGATTAAAAGGGTGATTAAATTAGGGCTTGGAATCTTAAATATAAATGCACCGAGGAGGATGTAATGGACGGGGATAGGAGATTTCAGGTGATTTTTGTCGTTATTTCAGCACTGCTTTTTGGATTTGCCTACGGGATAGGTTACTACGTTGGAAAGGGAAAAGGTATAGAAGAGGAAAAAAAGATATGTGAAATTGAGAAAAAACAGATTGTTAAAACACTATCAAGAATTGCCCCTGTATCAAGGCCAGAACCTATTGAGGAGAAAGTTGTTAGTGAAAAAACAGAGGTAGAAGCAGAAAGTGAGAATAAGTCGGAAGTTGCTTCAAATGGAACAGGTTCAAACGGGACAGGAGAGGAGATTACTCAGGTTGCACAGGTTACAAGTAATCAAACAGAAGTTGAAAAGACAAAAGAGATAGCAGAAGAAGAGGTTAAAAACAGGGAATCAGAAGAAAAAACTGAAGAGGTTAAAAGTAAAGAGGAGAAAATCGAGAAAGAAGGAGAGGTCAAACAAAACCAGTCTGGTAAGTACTATCTTCAAGTTGGCGTATTCAGAAATAAAGAAAATGCCTTAAAGCTTGCTGAGCGTTTACAAAAATTAGGTTTTAAGCCCAAAACCATATATACCAGCCGTTACGTAAAGGTAGTAGTTGGTTACTTCCAGACTAAGAGAGAAGCTTTAAAGGCCAAAAAGGAACTTTCCTCACATGGAATAAGTGCCATTTTGAAGAGGAGGAAATAGTGATAGACACCCATGCCCATATTCACTTTCCACAGTTCGATGAGGACAGGGAAGAGGTAATAAAGGAGTGTGAGGAAAAGTTAGATGCCGTTATAACGGTAGGTTGCGATTTAGAGGACAGTAAAAGGGCAATCGAGGTTGCAAACTCAAGCAAAAAAGTCTACGCATCTGTAGGAATTCATCCTCACGAGGCAAGGAACTATTCTGAGAGGGACTACGAAAGAATCGTTGAACTTGCCCAGAGTCCAAAGGTGGTTGCTCTTGGAGAAATGGGGTTAGACTTTTACAGAAACCTATCCCCGAAGGAAAGACAGTACGAAGTATTCCACATGCAGGTTGAAATAGCAAAGGAGCTTGACCTTCCTGTAATAATCCACACGAGGAATGCTGCCAAGGAGATGGCAGATTTCATAAAGAAGCACTTTGACGGGGTTAGAGGAGTTATCCACTGCTTTAGCGGTGAAAGAGAGCTCCTTGAATCCGCATTGGATGCGGGACTGTTTATCTCCTACGCTGGCATAGTAACGTATCCAAAGAACAGGGAGTTGAGGGAGACGTTAAAGTACGTTCCATCTTCAAGACTCTTGATTGAAACAGACTCCCCATATTTAGCACCTCAACCTGTAAGGGGAAGGAGAAATAAACCCACCTACGTCGCATATACGGCAATGACAGTAGCAAGAGAGTTGGGACTTTCGTTTAAAGATGTGGACAGAATAACAACCGTTAATGCAAAGAGGCTCTTTAACCTACCTCTAACAGGTGAAGAGGAAAAGAAGAGGTTGGTTTACCAGGTTGGAGATAAACTCTACATCAATTTAACCTCTAAATGTCCCTGCTCCTGTAAGTTCTGTTTTAGGGGGACAGAGGACTACGTCTTGGGATACAACCTACACCTCAAAAGGGAACCTATTCCGGAAGAGTACATGTACAGAATAAAAAACCCGGGAGTTTATAGTGAAATAGTCTTCTGCGGGTATGGAGAAGCATTTGAAAGGTACGAAGCCTTAAAGAAGGTTGCCGAGTGGGTCAAAAAGTTTTCAAAGGATACGCCAATCAGGGTTGATACCTGCGGGTTGGGATATCTGATAACAGAAAACGAGAAAATTTTGGAGGAATTGAAGGGACTAATTGACTCCTTCAGTATCAGCGTTAATGCTTCCAATAAAGAAGAATACCTGAGAGTTGTAAGGCCTAAATTCGGAGAAAGAAGTTGGGACTCGCTGGTAAAATTTATAAAGGATGCAAAGGAGCTTGGATTTAATGTGAGGGTAACTGCTGTTGACTACCCTGGATTTAATAGGAATGAGTTTGAAAAATTTGCAAGGGAGTTGGGTGTGGAGTACAGAATACGGCCATTCAAGAGGTTTAAGAAATGGGAAGAATAGTTAGGTTAACGGTCTCCCTTGAGGAAAAGTTATTTGAGAAGTTTGAGAAGTTTATCGAGGAAAAGGGATACCTCAGCCGTTCAGAGGCGATAAGGGATTTAATTAGGGCTGCCCTAATAGAGAAGGACTTAAAGCCTGAAAGCTTTGCCTTTGGAACGATAACCGTTGTCTACGACCACCACCAGAAGGACTTGGTTGATAGACTAACAGAAATTGAGCACAACTACTTGGAAAACATTATCTCTACAATGCACATTCACATAGACCACCACCACTGTTTAGAGGTAATAGCAGTTAAGGGGAGAGTAAAGGAGATAAAGGAGCTTGCTGACAAGATAACTTCCCTGAAGGGAGTTAAGCACTCAAAGTTAGTATTTACAGGAATTGAACCTTAACTTCACAGGTTTATATTCTCTGTAGCAATCAATTGGGAGGTTAGGATGGCTGGACACTCCAAATGGGCAAACATTAGACATAAAAAGGCAGCACAGGATGCCAAGAGGGGTAAAATCTTTACAAAACTTGCAAGGGAAATTACAGTGGCTGCAAAGGAGGGTGGAGGAGACCCTGAAAAGAATCCACGTCTAAGGGCAGCAATAGAGAAGGCCCGTAAGTTTAACATGCCAAAGGAAAACATAGAGAGGGCTATAAAGAGGGGAACAGGAGAGCTTGCAGGGGAGTCCTACGAAGAGGTAACCTACGAGGGTTACGGACCCGGAGGAGTTGCAATAATCGTTAAGTGTCTAACAGACAACAGAAATAGAACCGCAGCCGAGGTGAGACACGCCTTCTCAAAACACGGAGGAAACTTAGGAACTTCAGGTTGCGTTTCGTGGATGTTTGAGAGAAAGGGAGTAATCCTCATTCCGGCTGAAAACTACGACGAAGAGACCGTTATGATGGCCGCAATTGAGGCCGGAGCAGAGGACGTTGTGAGGGAGGACGATAAGTTTGTAGTTTATACAGAGCCCTCCGAGCTTGAAACGGTCAAGGAGGGGATTTCAAACAGTGGAATAGAGATAGAGGAGGCCAAGTTAGACCTCATCCCAACAACTACAACTAAAGTAGAGGGTGAAACCGCCTTAAAAGTCTTGAAGCTTTTAGAGGTTCTTGAGGACTTGGACGACGTACAGGAGGTTTACTCTAACTTTGATATGCCTGAAGAGGTTATGAATAATGCGTAAACTTTTCCTTACCGCTCTTTCTCTTTCCCTCCTTCCTCTCCCCTCCCTTTCCCATAGCTTGAAGGACTCTGTTTATACCGAGTCTAAAATTCTCCTTGAGTGTTCACTTAATAAAAATTCCTGTGAAACGTTGTTGGACATTCCCTGGGACAAACCGGCCTTTCAGTTTTGGCTCTCCTACTACAAAAATAGGTGGAATAAACTAAAACTGCTTTCACAAATTGACTCATTTAAGCTTTTCTATCCAAAAATTGTTGAAATTTTTAGGAAGGAGGGAATTCCTGAGGACTTGGCTCTCCTATCCATTGTAGAAAGCCAAGGGAACCCATCGGCCGTTTCAAAGGCCGGGGCTGCTGGGCTTTGGCAGCTTATGCCTTCAACTGCAAGAAGGCTCGGACTTAAGGTCAACTGGCTAATCGATGAGAGATTTGACCCTATAAAGTCAACAAAAGCTGCAGCTAAATACCTAAAGGAGCTCTACTCCATCTTCCACAGGTGGGACTTGGCAATAGCTGCCTACAATGCAGGTCCCGGAAGGATTAAGACCAGGTTAAAGAAATTAGGGAATGCAGACTTTTGGGACTTAACGAAACTTCCCGATGAAACTCTCAACTACGTTCCAAAATTTTACGCCGTTCTTTCTGTTGTAAAGGGAAGTAACATACTGAGAAATGGAAGTAAGGAAACACTAGTTACGATAAAAGTAAAAAGCAGAACAACCCTTAGGAGAATAGCAAAAGCCCTAAACGTTCGCTATTCAACGGTAAAAAAGTACAACAGGTTTTTTAGGAGAAACATCGTTCCTCCAAACTACTACATATACCTTCCGTCTAAATCAATAAGAAACTATCACTTATTGAAGTATGCAAAGTCAAAAAAAATCTTTATCTATGTTCCAAAAAGAAGGGAAACTATTACTCTGATAGCGAGAAAGTTTGGAGTGAATCCAAAGCTAATTAGGGAGATTAACAGGCTTAGGAATAACAGAATCTACTTTGGAAAGCCAATAATAATAGTTAAATTAGGTGAAAAAGGAAGAGATGGAAAGAGTTAAGGAAAACGACACAGTTATTCTTTTTGACCCAGAGAAGAAAAAGAAGTACTTCTTAAACCTATCACTGGCAAAGGGAAAGTTCAACACGGACAGAGGAGAGGTCAAACTGAGTGAAATTGTAGGAAAACCCTACGGTTCGAAGATAGAAACCCACAAGGGATTTTCCTACGTAATTCTCCCCGTTTCCATCTATGAGTTTATAATGAACAAACTGAACAGACTGACACAGATTGTTTACCCCAAGGATGCAGGGTACATCCTCTTGAGGCTCAACGTTAAACCTGGGGATACAGTAGTTGAGAGCGGCATAGGTAGTGGAGCTCTTACCTCAGTATTCGCTCAGGCAGTGGGAGAAAATGGTAAGGTTATTAGCTATGAGAGAAGGGAGGAGTTTATAAAGAACGCCCTGTCAAATCTGAGAAAGTTGAACCTTGAAAGTAGAGTTGAGGTAAAATACAGGGATATATCCGAAGGGTTTGATGAGGTTGAATCTGCCGATGCCCTCTTCTTAGACGTTAGAGAACCATGGCTATACGTAGATAAGGCCTATAGAGCCCTTAAAACGGGCCATTTTTTGGGAATTTTAGTTCCTACCGTGAACCAGGTAATTGAAACGCTTAAGGAACTGAAAAAACATCCATTTATGGACGTTGAGGTCAGTGAAATTCTACTTAGAAAGTACAAGAGGGTGCCTGAGAGGTTGAGGCCTGAGGACAGAATGCCTGCCCATACTGCATACCTAATTTTTGCGAGGAAACTTCCAGAGGATGTGAGGATTGAATGGGAGGAGTAGAGCTCTTAAACAAGGCGGGAATATCGGGCTATCTCATACTTCTTCTTTCCATTGTCTCATTGGCCATTGTATTTGAAAAGCTGTACGTATTGAGATTGGGAAAGTTGGTTCCAAAGGACGATTTGAGACTCTTGGTTGAGTTTTTAGGACAGGGAAATATAGGGGATGCTGTAGAGCTTTGTAAGAGAAGGAGGAGCCTCCTTTCGGCGGTCGTTTTCGATGCAATAAAGAACATGGGAAAACAGACGAGGGAAAACTTCCTCCACGCTTTTGAAGTTAGTGCAAGGAGGCACTTCATTGAGCTTGAAAGGGGAATGGCACTACTTGCGATAACTGCAGCAACCTCTCCCCTTTTGGGACTGTTGGGAACCGTTTTGGGGATGGTTAAGATATTTGGAGCTCTGACAGGCGGAACTGGGATGGGAAACCCTCAGGAGCTCTCTGCGGGAATAGCTGAAGCTCTCCTTACAACCATTATGGGACTGATAGTTGCTATTCCAGCAATTGCCATGTACAACATATTTAACAAAAAGCTTGACAAAATAGCTGCAGAAATTGAGGCTGCAGGAGTTCTCCTTGCAAACAACTTCAAAGGCCTGTCATGAAAATAGCTACGTGGAACGTCAACTCAATAAGGGTAAGGCTCCCTTTAGTTATTAACTGGCTTAAGAGTACAAAAACTGACGTTTTAGGAATGCAGGAGGTGAAGGTAGAGGAGGAGCTCTATCCTTTTTCCTACTTTGAGAAAATCGGATACAGGTGCTCCGTTCACTCACAGAAGGCCTACAATGGAGTTTCAACCTGTTCAAAAATTTCACCAAAGGAAGTTTTTAAGGGATGGCCGGACGGAGAGGATGATGAAAGGAGAGTTCTAATAACAAAATTTAACGGATTCTCTGTAATTAACGTTTACGTTCCAAGGGGTGGAAAGAGGGGAACGGAGAGACATGCTTATAAAATCTACTTCCTCACAAAGTTAAAGGTTCTCCTTGAAAATATGTTTTCTCCCGATTACCCCCTAATTCTTTTGGGCGATTTTAACGTTGCCCGCTCAGAAATGGACATTTACGACCCGACAATCTGGAAGAACAGACCGGGATTTATGGACGATGAGAGAGAAGCTTTGGAAGAGCTCCTCTCCTTCGGACTTTACGACCTTTTCAGGGAGAAACACCCAGATGAGAGAAAGTACTCATGGTTTGATATAGAGACGGGAGGTTTTAACAGAAATCAAGGATTGAGAATCGACTACATCTTTGTAACAAAGCCATTACTTGAAAAGTGTTTAGAGTGTGATATTGATTACGAGGCCAGGAAAAAGAGGGAAAATCTCCTCCCATCAGACCACGCACCAGTCTACGCAGTCTTTAATATATAATTCAATCTCCACAAAACCTTGGAGGTAAAAATGGAAGAACTGAAGGGACTCATTGAGGAAGCCTGGGGAAATAGGGAACTTTTAAAGGAAAAAAAGTACCAGGATGCGGTAAGGGAGGTAATTGAACTTTTAGATAAAGGAAAGGTTAGAGTTGCTGAGAGAGTAAGTGTTGGAAACTGGAAGGTTAACGAGTGGGTTAAAAAGGCAATACTCCTCTTTTTCCCAATTTCAGAGATGAAGGTTATGGAAGTAGGACCCTTTGAATACTACGACAAGATTCCCCTCAAAAAGGGCTGGGATAAATTGGGAGTTAGAGTAGTTCCCCCGGCAACTGCGAGGTACGGCTCCTACATAGAGCCTGGTGCTATTCTGATGCCGTCCTACGTAAACATCGGAGCTTATGTAGGTTCTGGTACAATGGTTGATACCTGGGCAACCGTTGGTTCATGTGCCCAAATAGGAAAGAACGTTCACCTATCCGGTGGTGTAGGAATAGGAGGGGTTTTAGAGCCACCAAACGCAACTCCAGTAATAGTTGAGGACAACTGCTTTATCGGTTCAAGGTGCATAATTGTTGAGGGAGCTGTTATTGAGGAGGAGGCAGTCTTAGGCGCTGGAGTTGTAATAACTGCCTCAACGAAAATTATCGACGTTACGGGAGATGAGCCTGTTGAGTACAGGGGAAGGATTCCTGCAAGGAGCGTTGTTATACCGGGAACGAGGGTTAAGAAGTTCCCTTCAGGAGAGTACCACATTCCATGCGCCCTCATAATTGGAAAGAGGAAGGAATCAACGGACAAGAAGACCTCTCTCAACGAGGTTCTAAGGGAATTTAACGTTCCCGTCTAAGGAGGGAGAATTGGAAAAGTTCTACGTGACAACACCTATATACTACGTTAACGATAAGCCCCACTTGGGGCATGCCTATACAACAACAGCTGCAGACGTTATTGCGAGGTTTAACAGGTTTTTGGGAAGAGACGTATTCTTCCTAACAGGTACAGATGAACACGGCCAAAAGATACAACAGGCTGCAGAAAAAAGGGGAATGTCCCCAAAGGAGTTTGTTGATTCACTCGTTCCAACGTTCAAGGAGCTCTGGAAGAGGCTAAACATCTCCTACGACCATTTCATTAGGACGACGGATTCTTATCACGTAAAGGCCGTTCAGCACATCTTTATGAAGTGTTACGAAAACGGGGACATATACTTAGGAGAGTACGAAGGTTGGTACTGTATACCTTGTGAAACCTACTACACGGAAAAGGACTTAATCGATGGAAGGTTGTGTCCAGCATGTAAGAGGGAAGTGGTTAGAGTAAAGGAGGAGAGTTATTTCTTTAGGTTGAGTAAGTATCAGGATAGGCTTTTAAAGTTCTACGAGGAAAATCCTGAATTTATAGCCCCTGAGTTTAGAAGAAACGAGGTTATAAACTTCGTAAAACAGGGATTGAAGGACCTCTCAATCTCAAGGACGAGCTTTACCTGGGGAATTCCCGTACCGATTAACGAAAAACACGTAATATACGTTTGGTTTGATGCCCTAACAAACTACCTTTCCGCTGTTGGCTATCCCGATGATACCGAAAGGTTCAACAAGTACTGGCCTGCGGATTTACACTTGGTTGGAAAGGACATTTTGAGGTTTCACGCAGTTTACTGGCCTGCTTTTTTAATGTCTGCAGGGCTTCCTCTGCCAAAAAGGGTTTTTGCCCATGGATGGTGGACTGTAGAAGGGGAAAAGATGAGTAAATCTAAGGGGAACGTTGTTGACCCCTTTGAGATTGTAGATAAGTTTGGTGTTGACCAAATAAGGTTTTTCCTCTTTAGGGAAGTTCCCTTTGGGCTCGATGGAGACTTTTCATACGAAAAACTTGTCAACAGAATAAACGGTGAACTTGCAAACGACTTAGGGAACCTGTTTAATAGAACCCTATCGATGGTAAAGAAGTACAGGGGCAGTATCGTTCCCGAATCCAAGGGAGAAGAGAGGGAGATTGACGTTGAGCTTAGAGAAAGGGCTCTTTCAACACTTGGTAGAGTAAAAGAACTCATTCCAAAAGGTGAAG
The DNA window shown above is from Balnearium lithotrophicum and carries:
- a CDS encoding MotA/TolQ/ExbB proton channel family protein, producing the protein MGGVELLNKAGISGYLILLLSIVSLAIVFEKLYVLRLGKLVPKDDLRLLVEFLGQGNIGDAVELCKRRRSLLSAVVFDAIKNMGKQTRENFLHAFEVSARRHFIELERGMALLAITAATSPLLGLLGTVLGMVKIFGALTGGTGMGNPQELSAGIAEALLTTIMGLIVAIPAIAMYNIFNKKLDKIAAEIEAAGVLLANNFKGLS
- the xth gene encoding exodeoxyribonuclease III → MKIATWNVNSIRVRLPLVINWLKSTKTDVLGMQEVKVEEELYPFSYFEKIGYRCSVHSQKAYNGVSTCSKISPKEVFKGWPDGEDDERRVLITKFNGFSVINVYVPRGGKRGTERHAYKIYFLTKLKVLLENMFSPDYPLILLGDFNVARSEMDIYDPTIWKNRPGFMDDEREALEELLSFGLYDLFREKHPDERKYSWFDIETGGFNRNQGLRIDYIFVTKPLLEKCLECDIDYEARKKRENLLPSDHAPVYAVFNI
- a CDS encoding 2,3,4,5-tetrahydropyridine-2,6-dicarboxylate N-succinyltransferase, whose translation is MEELKGLIEEAWGNRELLKEKKYQDAVREVIELLDKGKVRVAERVSVGNWKVNEWVKKAILLFFPISEMKVMEVGPFEYYDKIPLKKGWDKLGVRVVPPATARYGSYIEPGAILMPSYVNIGAYVGSGTMVDTWATVGSCAQIGKNVHLSGGVGIGGVLEPPNATPVIVEDNCFIGSRCIIVEGAVIEEEAVLGAGVVITASTKIIDVTGDEPVEYRGRIPARSVVIPGTRVKKFPSGEYHIPCALIIGKRKESTDKKTSLNEVLREFNVPV
- the metG gene encoding methionine--tRNA ligase; translation: MEKFYVTTPIYYVNDKPHLGHAYTTTAADVIARFNRFLGRDVFFLTGTDEHGQKIQQAAEKRGMSPKEFVDSLVPTFKELWKRLNISYDHFIRTTDSYHVKAVQHIFMKCYENGDIYLGEYEGWYCIPCETYYTEKDLIDGRLCPACKREVVRVKEESYFFRLSKYQDRLLKFYEENPEFIAPEFRRNEVINFVKQGLKDLSISRTSFTWGIPVPINEKHVIYVWFDALTNYLSAVGYPDDTERFNKYWPADLHLVGKDILRFHAVYWPAFLMSAGLPLPKRVFAHGWWTVEGEKMSKSKGNVVDPFEIVDKFGVDQIRFFLFREVPFGLDGDFSYEKLVNRINGELANDLGNLFNRTLSMVKKYRGSIVPESKGEEREIDVELRERALSTLGRVKELIPKGEVSKALDEIWKFVGFVNYYIDRRAPWQLNKEGNEELDRALYNMVESLRFITAFVYPYMPDSAEKMAELLNLGKKAEELRISDFNSWGGFKPGTEVKRGGILFPRIEYNPETGEVRLAKTKKGN